The DNA segment AATGGCTCGTGCAGGCGGGCGAGACGAAGGTCATCGACCTCGACGTCGTCCGCGCGATCAAGATCGCCCTGGTCGGCGGTCAGATCGACGTCATCGGGCACGACGAGCCCACCGCCCGCGTCGAGGTGCACAGCGTCTCCGGCCGCCCGCTCAAGGTCTCGATGGACGGCGACCGCCTCGAGGTCGACCACATCCAGCTCCGCTGGGACACCGTCGTCGACGTCGCCAAGGGCCTCGGCCGCAAGGGCGACCGCGCCGACATCAGCCTGCTCGTCCCCCGCGGCGTCGCGCTGAAGTTCGACACCGTCTCGGCCGACGGCCTCGTCTCGGGTCTGCACTCGGACGCCCGCGTCTCCACGGTCGGCGGCGACATCGTCATCGACGGCCTGCGCGGCGACATCGAGGCGAACACCGTCCACGGCGAGCTCTCGGTCCGCAACCACACCGGCCGGGTCACCGCGCACACCGTCTCCGGCGACGTCACCACCGCCGGCGCGCTCACGCGCTTCTCCGTCGACGGCGTCTCGGGCAGCGTCTTCGTCGACGCCGAGGACGCACCGGACGAGATCCAGTGCAACACCGTCAGCGGCGACCTCACCATCCGGATCGACGAGGGCCTCGGCGCCCGCTACCGGATCAACACCGCGACCGGCACGCTTCAGCTCGACGGCGAGGTGGTCAAGGGCACCTTCGGCCGCGGCTACACCGCGACCACCGGCTCGCTCGACTCGAAGTGGGTCGACGTCACCGCCAACTCGGTGACCGGCGCCGTCACCGTCGTCCGCCGCTCCCCCGCCGCTCCCGCCGCGCAGCGCCTCACCGACGCGAGCGCGCTGTGAGCCCCGTCTTCGCGCACGGTCGCCTGCGCCTCTACCTGCTCAACCTCCTCGCGGAGTCGCCCAAGCACGGCTACGAGCTGATCCAGGCGCTCAGCGAGCGCTTCGGCGGCACCTACGCCCCGAGCGCCGGCACGGTCTACCCGCGCCTGGCGAAGCTCGAGGAGGAGGGTCTGGTCACCAAGGAGGCCGACGGCCGCAAGACCGTCTACTCCATCACCGACGCCGGCCGCGACGAGCTGGCGAACCGTGCGACCGACCTCGGCGACATCGAGGAGGAGCTGACCGACTCCGTCCGCCGCCTGGCCGACGAGGTGCGCCTCGGCGTCGCGGAGGCGATGAAGAGCCTGCGCGCGGATCTGGCGAGCGCCGCCCGCGACTCGCGCCCGTCGCGCGGCGGGCCGGAGCACTCGGCCGAGACGCCCGCCCCGGCGGAGTCGACGCAGGAGTCGTCGGAGTCGACCGCGGGCGAGCGCCCGCAGGACGCCCCGCCCATGGAGCCCCCGGCCGGCACCGCCCCGGTTCACGCGCGCACCGCCTCCCGGCTCGCCCTGCGCGACGCCGAGGTGCTGCTCACCGAGTTCCGCGACGAGCTGCGCGCCGAGCTGCGCACGGCCGCCGCGCACGGCTCCGTGAGCGCGGCGAGCACGGACGCCCTGCGCAGCGCGCTCGACCAGGCGCGCGCGGCCGTCCGCTCCACGCTGAGCTGACGCCCACCGCACCACCGCACCACCGCTGACGGCGGGGATCCCTCGGGGGTCCCCGCCGTTCGGCTGTCCGCCCGCCGCCGCGCTGGACGACGAAGGACTCGTGGTCCCGGCCCGGTCCGTCGGGATCGGCCGGTTCCGACGTGCCGGAGTGGTTTCCACGTGCCGGAGACGCGCCGACCGACCGGGACCGGAGGTTCGGCTCGCGTCATCGGTTCAGGCTCGCGGAATCGGACGATTCCGACGTGCCGAAGCGGTTTCCACGTGCCGGAGACGCGCCGACCGACCGGGACCGGAGGTTCGGCTCGCTCGATCGACTCGGGCTCGGGGAATCCGCCGGTTCTGACGTGCCGTACTGGTTCTCGCGTGCCGGAGGTGGCCGAGGTGAAACTTCGGCTCGCGGATCCGGCTCGGGCTCGCGGAACCGGGCGGTTCCGGCGTGCCCAAGCGGTTCTCGCGTGCCGGAGGAGGCGGGTGGCCGATGTTCGGCTCCCAGTTCCGGCCCGGCCACGCGGAATCGGACGGTTTCCACGTGCCGGAGCAGATTCCGCGCGCCGGAGGTGGCCCGGGTGCAAATCCGGCTCGCGGTTCAGGCCCGGGCTCGCGAGATCGCACGGTTTCGACGTGCCAGAGCTGTTCTCGCGTGCCGGAGGTGGCCGGGACGGATGTTCGGCTCGTGATTCAGGGTCGGGCTCGCGAAGTCTTCCCCAACTGGCGGAATCGGGCGATTTCGGCGTGCGGGGGAGGTTCTCACGCGCCGAGGATGGGCGGACTGCCCAGGACCGCAGGTTCTGCTCGCGAAGTCGGCCTCGGCTCGCGGAACTGAACGGTTTCGACGTGCCGGACGGATTTTTGCGTGCCGGAGGCAGCCGGGGCGAATCCTCGACTCGTGGTTCCGGCCTGGGCTCGCGGAATCGAACGGTTTCAGCGTGCCGGACTGCCTTCCGCGCGCCGGAGGTGGTCGGGGCGGATGCTCGACTCGTGGTTTCGGCCTCGGCCCGCGGAATCGAACGGTTTCAGCGTGCCGGACTGTCTTCCGCGTGCCGGAGGCGCCCAGGGCGGATGCTCGACTCGTGGTTTCGGCCTGGGCCCGCGGAATAGGACGGTTTCAGCGTGCCGGAGCGGCTTCCGCGTGCCGGAGGCGCCCAGGGCGGATGCTCGACTCGTGGTTTCGGCCTGGGCCCGCGGAATAGGACGGTTTCAGCGTGCCGGAGCGGCTTCCGCGTGCCGGAGGCGCCCAGGGCGGATGCTCGACTCGTGGTTTCGGCCTGGGCCCGCGGAATAGGACGGTTTCAGCGTGCCGGAGCGGCTTCCGCGTGCCGGAGGTGCTCGGCGCTGATGTTCGGCTCGCGGTTTCGGCTCAGGCTCGCGGAATCGGTCGGTTTCGACGCGCCGGACTGAGTTTCGCGTGCCGGACGTGGCCGGGGCGGAAGTTCGACTCGCGGATCCGGCTGAGGCTCGCGGAATCGGACAGTTTCAGCGTGCCGGAGCAGTTTCCGCGTGCCGGAGGTAGCCGGGGTGGCGGTCCGCCGGCCGCGCCCCCGCCCGCCCCTTGCGCTCCGCCGCTCCAGGACTATATTTCCTATAGGATCTTCTGTGCGACCAACGCCGGTCGCATCGAGCGCAATGGAGCACTGATGAGCGAGAGCACACCCGCGCGGACCGTCCAGGGGGCCCCGAACCTCCAGGGGGCGCAGTCCTGGGACGGCGTCGACTGGAACCCCGACAGCTGGACCGCCGAGACCTGGCCGATCGCCACCTGCCTGCACGGCATCCCGCCCGTCGGCCGCGACGGCGTCGCCCTGCACGACGCGGCCCCCGAGGTCTGGGACGACATGTTCGCCCAGGTCGAGCAGGTCGGCTTCACCCTCGCCGAGCTGGCCGACAGCCACGTCCGCCCCGCGGACCTCGAGCCGTCGCGCCGCGACGAGTTCCTCAGCATCGCGAAGTCGCACGGCATCGGCATCCCCTCGGTGCACCTGCAGCGCCAGAGCGTGATCATGCCCGGGCACGAGGAGAAGAACCTCGCCTACGCGCACCGCACCATCGACGCGGCCGCCGAGTGGGGCATGCAGGTCTTCTCGACCGGTCTGCACCAGCCGTTCAGCGCCGCGCAGAAGCGCGCGCTCTGGTTCTGGACCGCCGAGGGCCCGAAGGACCCCGATGACCCCGACGTCTGGAACGCCGCCGTCAGTCGCATCCGCGAGCTCGGGAAGCACGCCGCCGACGTGGGCCTCCCGCTCGCACTCGAGCTCTACGAGGACACCTACCTAGGCACCGCCGACAGCGCCGTCCGCTTCGTCGAGGAGGTGGGCCTGGACAACGTCGGCCTCAACCCCGACGTCGCGAACCTGATCCGCCTGCACCGCCCCGTCGAGGACTGGCGCGAGCTGTTCGCGAAGACGCTCCCCTACGCCAACTACATGCACGTGAAGAACTACACCCGCGACGAGTCGGCCGACGGCTCCTGGGCCACCTCGGTCCCCTCGACCATGGAGGCCGGTCTCATCAACTACCGCCAGGTCCTGCGCGACGCGGTCGAGGGCGGGTTCCGCGGCATCCTCCTCGCCGAGCACTACGGCGGCGACAGCCTCGGCATGTGCTCGACCAACCAGACCTACATCCGCTCGCTGCTGCCCCGCGCGGCCCGGGCCTCGCAGTAAGGAACGACAGACATGAGCGACACCACCGGCACCACCACCCCGACCGCGCGCACCATCGCCGTCGTCGGCTCCGGCTACATGGGCGGAGGCATGGCCCAGGTCCTCGCGCTCTCCGGCGCCACCGTCGTCATCGCCGACATCTCGGAGGAGATCGCCCGCAGCAACTACGAGCGACTGCTCACCGAGACCGCGCAGTTCGTCGCCGACGGCCTCTTCCCCGAGGACGCGGTCGAGCGCATCCGGCAGAACCTCTCCCCCGCCGCCTCGATCGAGGAGGCCGTCGCGACCGCCGACTTCATCGAGGAGGCCGTGCCCGAGAAGATCGAGATCAAGCACGAGACCCTCCGCCGGATCAGCGCCGCCGCGCGCCCCGACGCCGTGATCGGCTCGAACACCTCCACCATCCTGATCGGCTCGCTGGCCGAGGCCGTGACGAACCCCGAGCGCTTCCTCGGCGTGCACTTCTCCAACCCGGCGCCGTTCATCCCCGGCGTCGAGCTGATCCCGCACGAGGGCACCGCCGAGAGCGCGATCGCGCTGGCCGAGGAGATCGTCGCGGCGACCGGCAAGGAGACCGCGCGGGTCAAGGACTCCACCGGCTTCGTGCTCAACCGCCTGCAGTACGCGCTCTTCCACGAGGCGACGCAGATCGTCGAGGAGGGCATCGCCACCCCCGAGGACATCGACACGATCGTCCGCACCACCTTCGGCTTCCGCCTCCCCGTCTTCGGCCCGTTCGCGATCGCCGACATGGCCGGCCTCGACGTCTACGCCTTCTGCTACGCCTCGCTGCAGACCCGCTGGCCCGAGCGCTTCGCCACCCCGGAGTCGCTGGCCGCGCTGGTCGACGCCGGGAAGTTCGGCACCAAGTCCGGCGCCGGCTACCTCGACGTGCCCGCCGAGCGCACCGCCGAGCTGATCGCGTACCGCAACCGCGCCTACGTCGCCATCAAGAAGCTGATGGACGAGCTCGGCCCCGCGCCGATCGCCTGACGCGCCGACCGAGAAGGAGCACCCTCATGACCGCATTCCCCGAGTCCCGGACCGTCGTCCTCACCGGCGCCGCGTCCCCGCGCGGCATCGGCCGCTACTCCGCCCACCACCTCGCCGAGCTCGGCTGGAACGTCGGCGTCATCGACCTCCATGCCGAGGCCGCGCAGGAGGTGGCCGCCGAGATCGCCGAGCAGCACGGCGTCCAGGCCGCGGGAGCCGGCGCGAACGTCGCCGACGACGCGCAGGTCCGCGCCGCCTTCGACGCGCTCGAGGCCGCCCTCCCGCCGGTCGTGGCGCTGGTGAACCTGGCCGGGATCGCCTCCCCCGTCTCCTACCTCGAGGTCACCCCGGAGGAGTGGCAGCGGGTCCTCGACGTCAACCTCAACGGCGTGCACTTCAGCACCCGCCGCGCGGTGGAGTCGATGGTCACCCGCGGCGTCGGCCGCGTCGTCAGCCTCTCCTCCGTCTCCGCGCAGCGCGGCGGCGGCACCTTCAGCAAGACCGCCTACTCCGCGGCCAAGGCCGGCGTGATCGGCTTCACCCGCAGCGTCGCCCGCGAGCTCGGCGGCCAGGGGATCACCGTCAACGCGATCTCCCCCGGCCCGATCGACACCGACATCATGGGCGGCACCCTCACCGAGGAGCGCAAGAAGGCCATGGCCGCCGACGGCGTGCTGCCGCGCATCGGCACGCCCCGCGACATCGCCGCGGCGATCGCGTACCTCATCAGCGAGGACGCCGGCTTCGTGACGGGTCAGACCCTGAACGTCGACGGCGGCCTCTACATGCACTGATCCCCGTGCACTGATCCCCCCTCGGCACTGATCCCCTTCAGCACTGGAACGGACACCCCATGAACAAGCTCACCGGAACCTGGTCGCTCGGCCGCTGGATCTTCCTCGGCGTCGGCGTGATCCTCGTCGCCGTCGGCATGGCGCAGATCCTGCCCGCGCTCGGCTCCTGATCCCTCCCACCCCTCACCGCATTCGGCCGACTCAAAGGAGAGCGCCTTGACCACCTCGTCCCCAGCCCTCGGATCCACCCGTGATCCCGCGCTGAAATCCGCCATCTCGAAGGCGTCCCGGCATCTGATGCCGATGCTCGTCATCCTCTACTTCGTCGCGTTCCTCGACCGCACCAACGTCGGCTTCGCCGAGGAGGCGCTCTCGGTCGACCGCGGCATCTCGGACGGAGCGTTCGCGCTCGGCGCCGGCATCTTCTTCATCGGCTACGCGATCTTCGAGATCCCGAGCAACCTGCTGCTCAAGCGCTTCGGCGCCCGGTTCTGGCTGGCCCGCATCGCGGTCACCTGGGGCATCGTCGCCGCGGCGTTCGCCTTCACCACCGGCGACACGATGTTCATCGTCCTGCGCTTCCTGCTCGGCGTGACCGAGGCCGGCCTCTTCCCCGGCGTGATCATGTTCCTGTCGGAGTGGTTCCCCAACAAGGTCCGCGTGCAGATGTTCGCGATCTTCTACCTGGCGCAGCCCTTCTCGCAGATGCTCGGCGCCCCGCTCAGCGGCGGCCTGATCAGCGTCGGCAACCAGATCACCCCGTGGGAGGGCTGGCAGGTGATGTTCTTCACCGAGGGCGTGCTCGCGGTGCTCGCCGGCATCGCCGCGCTGAAGTTCCTGACGAACCATCCGCAGAAGGCGAAGTGGCTGACGCAGGGCGAGAAGGACTCGTTGACGGCGGCGATGGAGCGCGAGGACACCGTGCGCCAGGCCGACGGCCCGACCGGCATCTGGAAGGCGATGGCCAGCTGGAAGGTCTGGTACTTCACGATCATCTACTTCTGCCTGCAGATCGCGGTCTACGGCACGACGTTCTACCTCCCGCAGCAGGTCGCGAACCTGATCGGGCAGGACGTCGGCTTCCAGGTCGGCCTCGTCTCGGCCATCCCCTGGCTGGTGGGCCTGTTCGCCTGCTACTACGTGGGCCAGCACGCCAACACGATCCGCCGCCGCCGCTCCTGGGGCGCGATGTTCTACATCTTCACCGGCCTGTCGATCTTCGGCTCGGCCTGGGCGGGGTCGGCCGGCCAGCCGATCCTCGGCCTGCTGTTCATCACCCTCGCGGTGGCGAGCTTCCTCTCCGTCGGACCGATCACCTGGGCCTACCCGACCGCGTTCCTCACCGGAGCGGCGGCCGCGGCCGGCATCGGCCTGATCAACTCGCTCGGCAACCTGGGCGGCTTCGTCGCCCCGCTGATGCGCAACGGCTTCAACGAGGCCGTGCCCACCGAGAGCGGCGTGTGGGGAGTCGTCTCCCTCGGCGTCTTCGCCTTCCTCGCCGCCGCCATGATGTTCTGCACCAAGTTCTTCCGCGGCTCCAAGGCGGACGAGCTGCTCGAGACCACGAGCGTCCAGGCGGGCCACTGACCCGCCGCCACCGTGAAGGGCCCGACCGCACCCGCGGCCGGGCCCTTCACCGTCCCGCCCTCCGGCTGACCGAGCAGCCCGCACAGCGGGCCGTAGCGAGATCCACCGTTCTGCAGGAGGGTCGGTCTCGATACGCCGCTCCGCGGCTACTCGACCAGCATGAAGGGGCTCATCGCCTGCAGATCGGACAGCCCGGCCGACGGCCGGTCCCCCTGCTGATCGAACAGCCCGCGCCTCGCACGGACCAAGCCGTTCGAACAGCCCACGTCGCGCGCGGTCCATGCTGATCGAGTAGCCCGCGCAGCGGGCGTATCGAGATCCACCGTTCTGCAGGACCTCGGGTCTCGATACGCCGCTCCGCGGCTACTCGACCAGCATGAAGGGGCTCATCGCCTGCATATCGGACAGCCCGGCCGACGGCCGGACCCCCCTGCTGATCGAACAGCCCGCGCATCGCGCGGCCCATGCCGATCGAACAGCCCGCGCAGTGCGCGGTCCATGCTGATCGAGTAGCCCGCATGGCGGGCGTATCGAGATCCACCCCCTGCAGACGCCGGGTCTCGATACGCCGCTCCGCGGCTACTCGACCAGCATGGGTCGCGGCATCCGCGCACACCTCTCGCCCTGACAGCGCACCGTCCGGCCACCTCCGGCACGCGGAACGACCTCCGGCACGCGGGAACCACCCGATTCCACGAGCCGAGGCCGATTCTGCGAGCCGGAGTTCAGCCCGGGCACCGGCCGCAGCGTCAGCGGACGGAGTCGCGGCGCGAGCGCTCGCGCACCCGCTCGATGTGCACGCGCATCGCGGCAGCCGCCGCCTCCGGGCCGGCCGCGAACGCGTCGACGATCGCCCGGTGCTCCAGCACGGCGTCGTCCGCGTCGCTGACGCCGGTCTGCACGGTCTGGCGCATCCGGTGCACGCGCGTGGAGATCGCCTCGGACATGTCGATCAGGAACGGGTTGTGCGTGCCCTCGAAGATCAGGTGGTGGAAGTTCCAGTCCACCGCGAAGTACTCGCGCAGCAGCGCCACCGGCAGCTCGCCCTCGGTGGAGGCCGCGCGCACGACGGCGGTCATCGCCTCGTGCGCGGCGAGCGCCTCCTGCAGCCGCGGCACCAGCGCCGCCTCGTGCGCCGACGCGAGCGCCGCCGCGCCGCTCTCGAGCACCAGCCGCGCGTCGAAGAGCGCGTCGAGCTGGTCGTCGGCGAGCGGCGGCGCCACCCGGCAGCCCTTGTTGGCCACCCGGGTGACGAGGCCGGTCCGCTCCAGCTGCACGAGCGCCTCGCGCACCGGCGTCGGCGAGACGCCGAGCTCGCGCGCCACCGCGTCGATGGACAGGCGCATGCCCGGCTCGATGTCCGGGCCGAGCAGCACGTCGAGCACGCGCTCGTAGACGTGGTCGCGCAGCCCCCGCCGCTCGATCGACTCCGCGCCGGTCAGGCGGAACACGGCGTCGGTCATCACAGCCTCGCGGGTCGGTGCGGAAGGGGTGCGCCGCGGAACGCCCGGTGGAGGGCGCTCGGCACAGCGGTCGGCTCAGCTTACGCAGTCGCTCCCGAGCGCTCGTACGCGACGATCTCCTCCACCTTCGCGGCCGAGGCGCTCGACTCGTCGAAGACGTAGCCGAGCCACTCCCGCACGTTCCGCCGGGCGACCTCGATGCCGACGACGCGCTGCCCCATGCAGAGCACCTGCGCGTCGTTCGAGAGCACGCCGCGCTCCACCGAGAAGGAGTCGTGCGCCGTCACGGCGCGAATCCCCTCGACCTTGTTCGCCGCGATCGCGACGCCCAGGCCGGTGCCGCAGATCAGCAGCGCCCGGTCGGCCTCGCCGCGCGCGACCAGCTCGGCCGCCGCGATCGCGACGCTCGGGTAGGGTGTGTGCGACTCCGCGTCGACGCCGACGTCGACGACCGAGACGACCCGGTCGTCGGCCTCGAGATCGCGCTTCAGGATCTCCTTGTAGTCGTAGCCGGCGTCGTCGGATCCGACGACGATCCTCCAGGTGGTGCTCATGCGCTCTCTCCTTCGTGGGTGGACGGTGCGTTCGTGGCGGATGCGGTGCCGGAGTCGGCACCGAGCTGCGGTGCGATCGCCTCGACGATCAGCGCGAACGAGATCGCGCCGGGGTCGGGCGTGCCGAGCGACTTCTCGCCGTGCGAGCGGGCGCGGCCGAGTCCGGGCATCAGGTCGGAGGTGGCGTCGGCGGCCGAGCGGGCGGCACCCGCGGCAGCGCCCCACGCGTCCGCGAGCGCGTCGCCCGCCCCGGCCCGCTCCGCCAGCGTCTCGGCGAACGGCACCAGCGCGTCCACCATCGTCTTGTCGCCGACGCTCGCCTTCCCGTAGCCGCGCACGGCGTCGGAGGCGGCGGTCACTCCCGCGCTCACCTCGCGCGCGCTCACGGCGCGGTCGTCGCCGAGCGCCTCGCCGACACTGCGGAGGATGACCCCCCACAGCGCGCCGGAGGTCCCGCCCGCGCGGTCCGACCAGGCGTCGCCGGCGCGGGTGAGCAGCGTCTGCGCGCCCGCACCGCGCCCGAGCACGTCGGCGGCCTCCTGCGCGGCCGCCCGTGCCCCGCGCTGCATGCCGATGCCGTGGTCGCCGTCGCCCGCGATCGAGTCCAGGCGGCCGAGCTCGTCGGCGTTCGCGTCGATCACGTCGCGGATCGCCGCGATCGCGTCGGACAGCCGCGCGGCCGCGGCCCGCGACTCCTCCGAAGCCTCGCCGACCTCGGCGGCGACCTCCTCGGCCTGCGTCGCGGTGACGGCCACGAGCGCGCCGCCGTCGACCGCCCCGGTGCGGAAGGCCGGGGTGTCGCTCGGCGCCGTCCACAGCGTCTCGAGCTCCTCGTCGACCCAGAACAGCGTCAGCGAGACGCCGGCCATGTCGAAGCTGGTGCAGAACTCGCCCACCTGCGGGTCGACGAGGGTGATCCCGCGCGCCTCGAGCAGATCGGCGATCGTGCTGAAGACGACGAACAGCTCCTCGCTCTTCACCGAGCCGAGCCCGTTCAGCACCGGGACCACCCGGGCGCCGTCGACGCTCACGCCCTCGGGGATCTCGGCGTCGGCGAGCAGGTGCGTGACGAACAGCTCGGCCAGCTCCGCGGCGCTGGGGATGTCGACCTCGTCGATCCCGGGCTCGCCGTGGATGCCCAGGCCGACCGCCATCCGGCCCTCGGGCACCGAGAACAGCGGCTCGTCGGCTCCGGGCAGCGTGCAGCCGGTGAAGGCGACGCCGAGCGAGCGGGTGCGCGCGTTGCCGAGCACGGCCACCCGCTCCACGTCGTCGATCGCGTAGCCCGCGGCGGCGGCGGCCCCCGCTACCTTGAAGACGGTGAGGTCGCCCGCGATCCCGCGGCGCTTGTGCGCCTCCTCGGGCTTCGCGCTGAAGATGTCGTCGGTCACGGTGACGGTGCGGCAGTCGATCCCGTCGGCCCGCACCGCGTCCTGCGCGGCGGTGAAGTGCAGCACGTCGCCGGCGTAGTTGCCGTAGCTGAGCAGCACGCCGCGGCCCTGCTCGCTCGCGCGGATCACCGACTCGACCTGGTGCGCCGAGGGCGAGGCGAAGAGGTTGCCCATCGCGGCGCCGTGCGCGAGGCCGGGACCGACCAGTCCGGCGAAGGCCGGGTAGTGACCCGAGCCGCCGCCGATGACCACCGCGACCTCGGGCTCCTCGGAGCGGGTCGAGCGGGAGACGCCGCCGACGACCTTGCGGACCCAGCGGCCGTTGGCGCGGACGAAGCCGTCGACCATGTCGTCGGCGAAGTCGGCGGGTTCGTTCCAGAGACGGGTCATGCTCGTCGGCTCCTCATCATCGAGTGCGCCGGCCCTCCGGCCGGACCCGTCGATCCTATAGGATTTTCACCGCTCACTCCAGGCGGCCGAGGCAGGTCGCCTACTGCCGCCCCACCGCCAGCGCCTCCTCCTCCACGTCGAGGAACGCCAGCGCGCTGCGCACCGCCGGCTCCTGGTAGCGCCCCTCGGCGCGCGCCTTCAGCACCGCCTCGCGCTCGGCCGCGATCATCACGCGGCGCAGCCGGTTGTAGGAGTGGGTCAGCGGCTCCGCGCCCTCCCCTTCCGGCGGGTTCTCCAGCGCGTCCGCGAGGAACACCGCGTTCCGCCGCAGCCGGTCGAGCACCCGCTCCTCGACGCCGTCCTGCGGCTCCTGGTCGAGCCGCGCCAGACCGGCCGACTGCGCCTCCGCCAGCAGCATCTGCTTCTCGACGTGCTCCTGCTGCTCGTTCGGCGCCGGCAGCTTGAGCAGCCGCACCACCCGCGGCAGCGCGAGCCCCTCGACCAGCGTCCCCGCGACCACCACGAACGCCAAGAACTGCAGGAACGCCCGCTGCGGCGTCTCCTCCGGCAGCAGGAAGGCCGCCGCGAGGGTGACGACGCCGCGGATCCCGGCCACGGACACCCCGAGCGCCGTCGGCCAGGTCCAGCCGCGCTGCTGCAGCCGCCGCGGTCCGTGCCGGAAGAGGACGGTGGTCAGGCACATCCAGAGCACCCGGCTGCCGATCAGCGCCCCGAGCAGCGCTGCGCTGATGCCGATGCCCTGCCAGACGCCGATGTCGGAGTCGGCGGTCGCCGCGACCACCGAGGACAGGCTCAGCCCGATGAAGAGGAAGACGGCGTTCTCGAGCAGGAACTGGATGGTGCGCCAGTTCAGCGACTCCGCGATCCGCGCCTGCGCCGACTGGATGACCGGCGCCCGGAAGCCGAGGAACAGCCCCGCGACCACGACCGCGAGCACCCCCGAGCCGTGCAGCAGCTGCGCCGGGATGAACGCGACGTAGGGCGTCACCAGCGAGAGGCTCGTGTCGAGCACCGAGGAGGACACCTGCTTGCGCACGAAGCCGAGGACGACCGCGATCAGGATGCCGACCCCCGCCCCGACCACGACGGCCAGCACGAAGTCGAGCGCGATCCCGCCGGGCGTCACGGTGCTGACGATCGCGAGCAGCGACGCGTTCAGCGCGACCAGCGCGGTCGCGTCGTTGAGCAGGCTCTCGCCCTCCAGCACCGTCAGCATCCGCCGCGGCAGCCGCAGCCGCCCCGCGATCGCGGTCACCGCCACGGCGTCGGTCGGCGCCACGATCGCGCCGAAGGCCAGGGCCGCGGCGATCGAGATCGCGGGCACCACCGCCCAGGCGACCGCGCCGACCACCAGCACCGTGAAGACCACGAGCCCGACCGAGAGCAGCAGGATGCTGTCGCCGCGGGCGCGGACGTCGAGCACCGAGGTGCGGATCGCCGCCGCGTAGAGCAGCGGCGGCAGGATCCCGTAGAGGACGACGTCCGGCTCGACCACCACCTCGGGGATCCCGGGGACGAAGGAGGCCAGCGCGCCGACGGCGACCAGCGCCACGGGTGCCGACCAGCCCGCCTTGCCCGAGAGCCCCGTCACCAGCACGGTGACGACCACGAACGAGACGATCCAGATGATGGCGACGACCGGTTCCTCCACGCGGCTCCCTCCCGAGAGCCGAGCCTAGGCCCGAGGGCCGACGCTAGGCACCGGCCTCGTGGATGTCGCGGGCCTTGGTCACGCGCCCCGCGTCGACCGGGTTCATGCCGAGCACGATCTTGCCGCGCGAGTGCCGCTTCTCGAGGTCGTCGAACGCGTCCTGCACGAAGCCGTAGGGGTAGAAGCCGGAGACCAGCACCCGCAGCTTCTGGTCGCGGACCAGCGCGACCAGCTCGCCGAGGATCTCGGTGTCGCGCCGCGCGGTCTCGGCGTCGGGCCAGACGGCGCGCAGCTCGATCTCCTTGCGGTCGTCGCTGGAGTGGAAGCGGGCCGGCTCGATCCCGAGCTCCTCGGCCAGCGCCGCGTTGTCGCCGCCGAAGTTGTCGAGGAAGACGGTCACGCCGTTCGGCGCCGCGGCGCGGATGCGGTCGGCGATGCCGTCGCCGTAGACGATCGGCTTCACGCCGATCTGGCGGAGGTAGTCGAAGTTGCGCTCGCCGCAGGTGCCGAGGACGGTCGCGCCGCGCAGCTTGGCGAGCTGGATCTCCATGCTGCCCACGCCGCCCGCCGCCGCCGAGACGACCACGGTGTCGTCCGGTCCGATGTGGGTGGCCTCGATCGCGCGCCAGGCGGTGACGCCGGCGAGGAACAGCGCGCCGCCGACCTCCCAGCTCACCGAGGCG comes from the Rathayibacter festucae DSM 15932 genome and includes:
- a CDS encoding GntR family transcriptional regulator, which codes for MTDAVFRLTGAESIERRGLRDHVYERVLDVLLGPDIEPGMRLSIDAVARELGVSPTPVREALVQLERTGLVTRVANKGCRVAPPLADDQLDALFDARLVLESGAAALASAHEAALVPRLQEALAAHEAMTAVVRAASTEGELPVALLREYFAVDWNFHHLIFEGTHNPFLIDMSEAISTRVHRMRQTVQTGVSDADDAVLEHRAIVDAFAAGPEAAAAAMRVHIERVRERSRRDSVR
- a CDS encoding dihydroxyacetone kinase family protein; protein product: MTRLWNEPADFADDMVDGFVRANGRWVRKVVGGVSRSTRSEEPEVAVVIGGGSGHYPAFAGLVGPGLAHGAAMGNLFASPSAHQVESVIRASEQGRGVLLSYGNYAGDVLHFTAAQDAVRADGIDCRTVTVTDDIFSAKPEEAHKRRGIAGDLTVFKVAGAAAAAGYAIDDVERVAVLGNARTRSLGVAFTGCTLPGADEPLFSVPEGRMAVGLGIHGEPGIDEVDIPSAAELAELFVTHLLADAEIPEGVSVDGARVVPVLNGLGSVKSEELFVVFSTIADLLEARGITLVDPQVGEFCTSFDMAGVSLTLFWVDEELETLWTAPSDTPAFRTGAVDGGALVAVTATQAEEVAAEVGEASEESRAAAARLSDAIAAIRDVIDANADELGRLDSIAGDGDHGIGMQRGARAAAQEAADVLGRGAGAQTLLTRAGDAWSDRAGGTSGALWGVILRSVGEALGDDRAVSAREVSAGVTAASDAVRGYGKASVGDKTMVDALVPFAETLAERAGAGDALADAWGAAAGAARSAADATSDLMPGLGRARSHGEKSLGTPDPGAISFALIVEAIAPQLGADSGTASATNAPSTHEGESA
- a CDS encoding NADP-dependent oxidoreductase produces the protein MSRLRSDSARAVQFSRFGGVDVLEIADIARPQPGLGEVLVEVLAAGVNHMEAFIRRGMFDSDHSAAFPMRQGTDFSGIVVGLGEGVSDLKLRSDVVGHALVGSHATHIVVPRENLVAKPASVSWEVGGALFLAGVTAWRAIEATHIGPDDTVVVSAAAGGVGSMEIQLAKLRGATVLGTCGERNFDYLRQIGVKPIVYGDGIADRIRAAAPNGVTVFLDNFGGDNAALAEELGIEPARFHSSDDRKEIELRAVWPDAETARRDTEILGELVALVRDQKLRVLVSGFYPYGFVQDAFDDLEKRHSRGKIVLGMNPVDAGRVTKARDIHEAGA
- a CDS encoding ribose-5-phosphate isomerase; the encoded protein is MSTTWRIVVGSDDAGYDYKEILKRDLEADDRVVSVVDVGVDAESHTPYPSVAIAAAELVARGEADRALLICGTGLGVAIAANKVEGIRAVTAHDSFSVERGVLSNDAQVLCMGQRVVGIEVARRNVREWLGYVFDESSASAAKVEEIVAYERSGATA
- a CDS encoding cation:proton antiporter, which translates into the protein MEEPVVAIIWIVSFVVVTVLVTGLSGKAGWSAPVALVAVGALASFVPGIPEVVVEPDVVLYGILPPLLYAAAIRTSVLDVRARGDSILLLSVGLVVFTVLVVGAVAWAVVPAISIAAALAFGAIVAPTDAVAVTAIAGRLRLPRRMLTVLEGESLLNDATALVALNASLLAIVSTVTPGGIALDFVLAVVVGAGVGILIAVVLGFVRKQVSSSVLDTSLSLVTPYVAFIPAQLLHGSGVLAVVVAGLFLGFRAPVIQSAQARIAESLNWRTIQFLLENAVFLFIGLSLSSVVAATADSDIGVWQGIGISAALLGALIGSRVLWMCLTTVLFRHGPRRLQQRGWTWPTALGVSVAGIRGVVTLAAAFLLPEETPQRAFLQFLAFVVVAGTLVEGLALPRVVRLLKLPAPNEQQEHVEKQMLLAEAQSAGLARLDQEPQDGVEERVLDRLRRNAVFLADALENPPEGEGAEPLTHSYNRLRRVMIAAEREAVLKARAEGRYQEPAVRSALAFLDVEEEALAVGRQ